One region of Glycine max cultivar Williams 82 chromosome 9, Glycine_max_v4.0, whole genome shotgun sequence genomic DNA includes:
- the LOC100776637 gene encoding uncharacterized protein, whose amino-acid sequence MTEPGHWNPVLDRLEAAIAHFAATQASMAARLDVLLLKIDTPLISQHPPSSSFAQPPSANIPMPSSSPPMSIPLSCPVPMQQSQAPMLAPHLSTNSKHHVPHAPSSIFNQLVHARAVDSFNNLLSVVVHYGCAVTPHDKLLENRDMTLFEMRVESYGSAMVARKRQLAAFALWMAAKPSEFRRDRPWDPGITFGSHGLKPQHLEDKVFLMGQGMLGGRKQTSSKPLLRAQPQSQMENRITKTLKEFHITNYVRASELAGY is encoded by the coding sequence ATGACGGAACCTGGCCATTGGAACCCCGTCCTTGACCGACTCGAGGCCGCCATTGCCCACTTCGCTGCCACCCAAGCCTCTATGGCTGCCAGACTAGATGTCCTTCTCCTGAAAATAGATACCCCGTTAATCAGCCAACACCCTccatcttcttcctttgcaCAACCACCTTCCGCAAACATACCCATGCCGTCGTCGTCGCCGCCCATGTCGATTCCACTTTCATGCCCCGTGCCGATGCAACAAAGCCAAGCACCCATGCTTGCTCCTCACCTTTCAACCAACAGCAAGCACCATGTGCCCCACGCGCCTTCCTCCATCTTCAACCAGCTCGTTCACGCTCGAGCCGTTGATTCCTTCAACAACCTCTTAAGTGTTGTTGTTCATTATGGTTGTGCAGTGACTCCTCATGACAAGCTTTTGGAAAATAGAGACATGACATTGTTTGAGATGAGAGTTGAGTCCTATGGGTCTGCCATGGTTGCACGCAAGCGCCAACTAGCAGCTTTTGCACTATGGATGGCTGCTAAACCAAGTGAGTTTCGTCGGGACAGACCTTGGGATCCTGGTATTACTTTTGGAAGCCATGGTTTGAAGCCccaacaccttgaggacaaggtgtttttgatgGGCCAAGGAATGTTAGGAGGGAGAAAACAAACTAGCAGCAAACCACTACTCAGGGCACAACCACAGTCTCAAATGGAAAATCGTATCACCAAAACGCTTAAGGAATTTCACATAACTAATTATGTTAGAGCTTCTGAGCTGGCAGGATATTAG